A portion of the Marinobacter alexandrii genome contains these proteins:
- a CDS encoding tetratricopeptide repeat protein, translating into MKQKALLILPIILLGCQQGGSRVDTQSAEVMTPRDETKVYSLLGEELPEIQLTAQEKESYEKNLKEARGYLDVNPDSLELIIWYGRRFAYLGKYFEAIDVYSSAIEKFPSSYRLRRHRGHRYITTRQFEKAIEDFEMAAFYSLNAENRTEPDGIPNKLNKPVGNDKFNIWYHYGLAHYLSGRFDKALSAYNRCMEFSTNNDLLAATSYWLYMTYKKIGNPELADQILEGISSKMKVIENDAYLDLLLLFKGEKNPEVLAKKAFSDGGEINEALGYGIGNYYQQQGNTEKANEIFLKILESPNWFAFGYIAAEAELTSTFPVPSS; encoded by the coding sequence ATGAAACAGAAGGCATTACTCATTCTCCCAATAATCTTATTGGGTTGTCAGCAAGGCGGAAGTCGAGTGGATACTCAATCTGCAGAAGTGATGACTCCTCGAGATGAAACAAAAGTTTATAGTCTATTGGGTGAAGAACTCCCAGAAATCCAATTGACTGCTCAGGAAAAAGAAAGCTACGAGAAAAACCTAAAAGAGGCACGAGGCTATCTGGACGTGAATCCAGATAGTCTTGAATTGATTATATGGTATGGTCGAAGATTTGCATACTTGGGTAAATATTTTGAAGCGATTGATGTCTACTCCTCTGCAATAGAAAAATTCCCCTCTTCTTACAGACTTAGGCGGCATAGAGGTCATCGATATATTACAACCAGGCAATTTGAAAAAGCCATTGAAGATTTTGAGATGGCTGCATTCTATAGCCTAAATGCAGAAAATAGAACTGAACCAGATGGTATTCCCAACAAGCTCAATAAACCTGTCGGAAATGATAAATTCAACATTTGGTACCACTATGGATTAGCTCATTACCTAAGTGGCAGATTTGACAAGGCTTTATCTGCTTATAACAGATGCATGGAGTTTAGTACGAATAATGACTTACTAGCTGCTACTTCTTATTGGTTATATATGACATATAAGAAAATTGGTAATCCAGAATTGGCAGATCAAATATTGGAAGGTATTTCAAGCAAGATGAAAGTGATTGAGAATGACGCTTACCTAGACTTACTTCTCCTTTTTAAGGGCGAAAAAAATCCTGAAGTGTTGGCAAAAAAAGCATTTTCAGATGGAGGAGAAATCAATGAAGCACTTGGGTACGGCATTGGCAACTACTATCAACAGCAAGGAAATACAGAGAAAGCAAATGAGATTTTTTTGAAAATATTAGAAAGCCCTAACTGGTTTGCCTTTGGATACATAGCAGCAGAAGCAGAATTAACTTCTACTTTTCCTGTCCCATCCTCCTAA